ccctctctctctcccgctctctttGTGTAATTAGTAGTTCGAATTGCatggtgtttttgtttttggtcagATGCTGTCTGGCGTGGCCACAAATCAGCGCCAAGAGCTCGACAATTTATCATTTACCACACAGCTCGCTGACACACATAAATTTaacgtagcatacttttctgGGCTGCACTTTTATGCACTACATAAAATACAACTCACACTCtgtttctattattttttgttctgtgTTCTGCGTAGGCAAGTTCAAGGAACAGGCGACATCGAATAGCGCTTGGCTGCCCGTGCTGAACTCTAAAGTGCCGGAACCACGTCCGGGCACATGCCACAACGACACCGCAACACTGCCGGACTCGGTGTTGAATTTCATACGCAAACATCCGCTAATGGACAAGGCGGTCGATCATGAATTTGGCAATCCGGTATTCTACAAACGAGACGTAATCCTCACCCGCCTTGTGGTCGACAAGTAAGTAAAATGTGTAAATGTATTCATTAGCGAGCTGCAGTTCTCTCcgtttgctgctggcaacaaGCCACGtatctatctctgtctctgtgtctgtgtgtgtttgtgtgtgtgattcgCTTGTTGACATTTGCCAAGTTTATACAGAGTGCAGTCCTTGTGTTAGCCACAGCCACACAGCACAGAACCCAATGCTGACATCTGGGAGCACTCGCTCACTGACAGCACAAATGTCGCTCCGGATTctccaactgctgctgttgctgttgcttgtttttgttgctgtgtgcAGCATAACGACTTGTAAAATAACTTGGCCGGAACTTATGAGCAATGCGCCGCAGGATATGCTTTTAGTTAAACGTTTTGTTTTCCAACAGAGGACGCACAAACTTGCTCGCAACTCGCGTGCATTTGAGATTTGTTgagccaacaaaaaataaacgaagAATTTTACTGACTCTCTGCCATATTTATTACGCCTTGTCCTTATGCTTTCCTTCTTTCTCTTGTTCTCCCTTAGAATACGCATCGACAAGCTGAACCAGGAGTTCCTCGTGTACTTTGTGGCCACGAGTCATGGCCAAATCTACAAGATTGTGCAGTTCATGCACTATGGCCAACGACACTCCAATCTGGTGGACATCTTTGAGGCTTCGCCACGCAACGAGCCAATTCGTGAGCTGACCCTGAGTCAGAAGACTGGCTCCCTTTATCTGGCCACCGATCATCAGGTGAAGCAAATCGATCTGGCCATGTGTGCGCGTCGCTACGACAGCTGTTTCCGCTGCGTGGCAGATCCGTATTGCGGCTGGGACAAGGAGGTGAATGCCTGTCGACCGTATCAACTGGGACTGCTGCAGGATGTGGCCAACGAGACGTCGGGCATTTGCGATACGAGTGTGTTGCGCAAACGTGTCACCTCCTCCTATGGCCAGACGCTGCATCTGTCGTGCTTTGTCAAAATGCCCGATGTGCTGCGCAAGAAGCAGACGCGCTGGTATCATCATTCCACCGAGAAGGGACGGTAAgtaattcaatatatatatgactgAAGCTAAAAGTATCTTGAAGTAAGCGCGTCTGCACATATTAGGCAGACTCCTTGGAGACGCAGCTGTCTttaagagacagagagagagagaacgctgaatgaaaattgaaagcaaataaTGAAATCGGAAGTGTAAGCGAAACTTTTGGTTCTGGCGTTGCCAATGCTGCGGTAAATTGACACTTTAAAATGCTGTTGAAGTCTGCTTTTTGGCGTTTACGCACCAGGACAACAACTGAACAGTTTTGAGTCAGAGCAGGAGTAGAAGCAGGAGTAATAGTCTGTCTGTAATGGAAAAAGTTTCAGCTGTTTAGCTGTTCAGCTGGCGCTGCCAAAGTTTCACACactttatattgatttttattgttgcgtTTCCAATGAGCGAGCGAACGAGCGAGAGACACTTTTCCACTCGTACTACGAAAAATGGAAAAGCAACTCAAAATAGAAATGCGACTCATAGAAAATCTGCTTATCTTGCCTTTTCGGTCTGTctcatttcgtttcattctGTCGTCTGGCAGCTACGAGGTGCGCTACACGCCCACCAAATACATCGAGACCAACGAGGGCGGCCTTGTCTTGTTGGCTGTGAACGAGGGCGATGGCGGACGTTACGATAGCTACTTGGATGGCACCCTGCTGTGCAGCTATGGCGTTACTGTGGATGCTCACAGGTGAGTCTATGCGGCAATTAAATTTACCGCTTGGGGCGTCAAAATATCCATTGTGCAATTAGAAAGTTGGCGCGCATTTGTTGAAAACTTTCAACTTTCGACGTTCGTCGTTCGACTTTTGCATGtttctctgctgctgcagataACTTATTGTGCCACTCTGCTcttatatttcttttcaatacAGATGTTCGCCGCCATCGCAGAAACAGGACTACCAGAAGATCTATTCGCATTGGTGCAACGAGTTCGAGAAATACAAATCAGCCATGAAGCAATGGCAAGCCAAGCAGGAGGTAAGTGAAACggatttcaattaaatatacatttaacaaCTGGCACAGCTGTTAAGCGAGAATAAAAGGGAGAGCAGAGCAGCTGCCTTTAATTGCTCGCcgttaattgttttaattaatttttcatgcAAATCGCTGATGCTGTGTGCCTAATTTCCATGTTATTTTATTCGAGTCGAGTCGCTTGCAATTAAcgaaattatttttggttttctgaTTTTTCCACCTGCGCTACCTGAGATTTGagtctaattaaatttgcgaCTCTTGCcgcttttttttgtacattgcAGCAATGCGGCCTGAAGGACAAAACGGCGCCAaccagcagcaatggcaaacaTGTCAACGATGTGTTCAGCAATGACGCCTTGGTCTGACCCAGAAGTAAGTATACGACTCGTAAGCCAAGTGCATATAgatttcagtttatgttttatgttcgACCCACCCCCGGTACACAGAATccgaataaaatgaaattaacaaactgcctttgcctttgccctcTTCTGCCTTTtcccccacaaaaaaaaaaaaaaacaaatgaaataaaataaattcatgcTGCCCACACTCAGAGTACTTGTTCAGCTCTGAGGCCTTGTCGGCGGGTGTTCGTTCCACTTTCGGCCACCAATTGTACATTTTCACCTTGGTTATTGTGCTTGCCACGTGTACTACTAGTTTCTAAAGTCTCTAGTTAAAGTAAGTTGTTGTATAAATGTGCCTACAAAAACTCTAACTTGACagatttgtaatttattattcttccTTTCTGCCTCTCAACTATTTGCAGCCGACGAGAACATTGATGACCAGGTGATAACTGATTAAGTAGCACCCAGAAAGCAGTGACAAGAGCCGAGCAACCAACTACAAAGACTGAAATTTTTAAGCTTTTGAAagacaatatttcaatatgttTTCAATATGTGTTTGCttcatttacaaaaaaaagaaaggtaCTTGTACTCGTATATAGAAATTGTTTAGTGCTCCTTTGTTTGGCATTCGAATGTAATCTTATTATCTAAGCAACaaaccatcaacaacaacaaatacacacacacaactagcTAAACAAGTGTTAAGTAAACGTTTAAAAGTTACTAACAAAAGGATCCTGCCataatgaaaatggaaaatacgGTTTTACATACATAGAACAGAGTCTCTATTTCtaattctatttctatttgcGATAACTCTTCGGAAAGTATCACGAAATTATTGCTAAGACTAActtaacaaaaatgaaaacgaaaatgaaaatcaatatgaatatgaatatgaatatgaatgaaagaaaatccACCTACATGACATAATACTCGTACATAGACGAAGCTGAACAGGACTTCAAGGAGCTGCAACGACAGCAAACgaatgaaatagaaatattcaacgaatttttgcctttattttttGAGTATATTACGTAATGCATTTggatttctatttctatttccgTTTCCTGTCCCGTTCGtgtttctgttctgttctcatttctgtttctgtttcgatTGTGGAAACAACTTTTGGCAAATCAAATACATACAAAGATTGTGTCGCTTGGCCATGGGAAAGATCTTAAAcgaatttgtatattaactagcaatatttgtttaataattctAGCATTAGTTATATAaaacttaatattaaaatacaatatagtaTGTATCAATAAGTAGTACTTactcaataacaacaactggctCTGGCCTCTGGCGTACATTGTATTTTATGGAACCAAAATTTCAAGATATTGCCAACATTTTGAACACGCACAGCCCAACTTTGGTCTCTAAGGTTAAGGTTAAGTATTGTACATAATGATATGCTTTAGTTATAATCgattaaatgcatttacagCCACTAAGGATATATGTTTTATGAATGAATCCAATAAAAATTAGAATAGTCTTGGCCTTTGTTTTAGTCTgagcaagaaaataaattgaatattttgtgtaCGCTGGAAACTTCGGTTCGATATTGTTTTTACATTGTATATTTACgcattttttttcaaaaagttttttggcTAAACAAGAACACGCTAACGGCAATATTTGGCCGTCCTTGTATAGATTGGCGCGTTAGCCTGATGTTTACTATAAGcaatatatgcatacatatacacacatacatacatacacagacacacatagtTACTGCATTGAGACCAACATGCTCATCTACATAGAcacatatagaatatataatacttaagTATAgcgtatttattattaatccTAGATATAAGTAAGTTGGTGTGGCAAATACagtttaataatgtttaacGAAGTTTGGATGCTGTCAATCGTTGTTCTATCTGAGAGATAGATATgtagagagcgagacagcttCTGAAGCCATAGAGATACATCAGATAACTGCCAGATAAAAGCCCCTATTCTCCTCCCCATTAAATAGTTCAATATGCGATAAACTTAAAACTTATCTAACTATCAACaatattgaaatgcaaaacacaTGGAAAACTAAACGCTTCTCTGATCGGTAGGCCATTGAAGGTCGTCTTTCAAACGAAGAAAAgatatgaaaagaaaagccCATAGGTACATTATTCGATGGTATTGTAGGTATATATgcgtaatttaataaataatatttttctaaagGTTTTCTCAgacaaaaaacgaaataaaaacaaaaagaaaataaaactaaacaaaacaattttaatgtttcCATCTAAAAGTTATCCACACACAACAACTTTTAGCTTAGTCCTTAGTAATATCCAttgtaaatgaataaaaagtgaaaaatactcttattgtatttttgtcaGCTACTAATGCTCTGAGCTTCTAACTTGATACACAAACaagtttcttttgctttttgtagacacaatttgatttaaggtttattgtaaataatttaaagattaTGTGAAATGTTTTGTATGACAATCACATGATGTtgagcaaatgaaaatatattgtattatgaCCCGTATAAATGAAGCAAATTGCAATCTCAGTAATTAATGAATTCAGAATGCaaataaacgcaaaaaaaaacaaaagtaatgaattacaaatttaatataaacacaatacatatatatatatatataaatagttatatatatacatactttatatagttaaaatagcataataacaaaagaacAAAAGAGAATCCttgtaaaaaaatacaaattaatcgCAAAGTTTTACAAAGTATCcaaacaataaacataattcGCGCTTGAAATACATTTGCATATGTGTATGTCTGTATACAGTTTTCTGTCTATGATAAactatattgaatatttaaagaattatcaaagcgaaacaaaagagaaaaacataaaaaaatacgcaaaaaaaaaaacaaaatacaaaaaaaagttataaaacacAGCTGCCCAGAGGAACGTATCATGAGCTATCTTAATATttcgaaaacaacaaataataataataaaatgataaataatgaaaacataCAATTAAACAAAGAACTTAGCTGtaaacataaaagaaaatgcagtaaataaatgtGATAAGATTCTTTAATAGAAAATTCTTGTTTTACTTTCGCTGAAGAGAAAAGAAACTAATATTAGTCGAACgtgtaaatttatatattttttcttgcgGTCGCTAGTTTAAACTTTGCGGTAACTCGAAGAAGCATCAGTTGTGTACAGTTTCAGGGGCTTAAGTCTAAGAAATGTTCAACATTCGCAGCTGGTGTTGGGGCATCTAAGGGTTGAAGGTAAAGGTAAGGTAAGTAGAATTCCGTGTGTAGGTGCGCacttgtatttatatatgaaattaatagaGGTATAATTCAGGATTTAAGTTGAGAAATGTTTATTTCTACGATACACGCGACTACATTAAATTCAAAGCGATTCaaggtgaaattcttggcaCAAATGTTTCCATTTTACGATTCGACTTTTGGCAGAAAAGtcaataatatacataaaatacatttcccttatttattttcaattaaatgcggGCAACTTCGATAGGTAAACCACAATAAAAAGAATCGAATTGACTTGAGTTCTGCTGCGTACATTTCATTTGTCGCActgataaatgaaataaaacgcAGACGAAGGAGCGCACACAGAAAAACTATGGCCCCCTTGTGAAGTACCTGTCAATGGCAGAAATATACAccacgacacacacacacacggtcACACACgtgcacatgcacacacacactcggatCGCAtgtatgcaatttaatttggctGCCTTTTTGTTTGCGGCTTtgttttatgcaattttctgGTGGttctttcaatttattatacaatCCAACTGCAATTGGGTTTGCTGTTTTTAATAGTTTCACAACTCGCACACCAGCCGCAGGTCAataacactcacacacacacacacacacatatatcgcacacacacatttgtttGGTTGACAGAGGGGAAATTGCATGCAGCTAATTGGCCACAGGCTGTGACTAGACTCGAGTTACGATGGAGGCACATTGAAATTACTAGGTCTgtctgcaactgctgcaagaTGTGGCATGCCCCACAATTAGTCACATTGCAACAAGCAAAGACAGATACAGTATGCAATTACAGGGCAAcctatttaataattcaatcgaTAAATACACCGCGTAGGCTATATCTTTTTCTTATAGTACACAAACGTTTCGTCGGTGCTAATCTGTGTGGCTTATACATGCAATAGGTATCGGGTAACACCTTGTTGTAGCCCAGATCGTACACCTTGCTCTGTATACTCTCCAGAGTGTGGCCAGATCTCATCGATAGGCAAAAAaggctaaaaataaaatgcaagaCATACAATTGAAATCAGTATCAAGAATCCAAAGATTGGACGAAATTAGTTTTGATCCCAATCAGTCAGTACCTGCTTTAGTcagtacaataataaataaatatataatacataaataaattataaataatattcaatcaTATAATTGGCATTACGACATTGTACGTATTTTGCTATCCCTAATGTTCACAATGATTTTTCCTTAAAGAGTATGAACAACCCCGCTTTAATGCACTATTAAATTACGATAAAATTTttacaaaactttaaaaacttGTCGATGGCACGCaacgatttttattttgtatttaattggtAATACCTAATTTCAAGAATTGAAGATATCTCATACCCTTTCCTTATAGTAATCGAACGATTCGTCGGTGCCAATCTGTGGCTCGTACATGCAATAGGTATCGGGTAACACTTTGTTATAGCCCAGATCGTACACCTTGCTCTGTATGTAGTGCATGGAATTCTCTGGCTCTGGCCAGAGTGTGGCGAGACCTCGTCGATAGGCAAAGCATAGCACAGCGTCTGCGATTCGCAAGTTGATGGATCTCAGTTTTCGATGCGGAGCATAGACATCCCGCTTGACCAGATCCGTTGGCCAAATGAGGCTGGCTAAACGTTCAGCTGCCACCAGGAATGTCTCATCTGGAACTGCGGTCATCCCCGAGAGCATTACACCCAAAGTGAGGCCAGATATAATGTAATCGCTGCTGCAGTAGCCCGGCTGATACACTTTGTTGGCATACTTTATCGATGGCAGCGAAATGCCCGAGATGTAGATGCAGCGACCTTTGGTGTATGTATAGGCATCCTCTGCTGTGCATTCCATTACCTCGAGTGGCCGTGACATGGCGAATATAATCGGGTGCTGGGCACTACGTTCCATGGCTCTCAGCACATCCTTGGTGAAAGCTTTTTCGCCCAGTCTGAAGCCAATTAATATGTTCGGCTTGACAGCATCAATGGACTCGACGAGTCCCTCAACCGGCTCATGCACATGCTGGAACTCCTGCATTCGTTCGGACACCTTCCAAGAAGTGCGGTTAAACACTACCAATCCCTTGCCATCATAGAACCAAATGCCTGACTTCGCTGCACTCTCATTCAGTCCCGATCTTTTTAAGTAAGCCACACACATCCGAGCCATGCCAATGCAGAAGCTTGAGTCGCCATGGAAGAGCAGCACGTTGTCCTTGAACTGCAGCTTAGTGATCTGTAGTGCTCCCAAGATGCCCGCTAATCCACAAGCTCCCATATACTGCAGATCGATGTCCACTATGCACTGCTGCTTACGATACAACGACAGCTGCTTGATGGACTCCGAGGAGCCAAAGTCCTTGGTTTGTATGATGGCACGCGAGCCAAAGAGACGTATCACAGCATGTGTGAACTCCTCGAAAAACTCGTCGAACTCCGCCGCCGAGATACGTTTCTGTCGAATCCCACAATATTGAGGATTCTGCAAGAGCTGCTCATTGTCCGTGCCCACATCCAGTGTGACTGGCAGACAGCAATCGGGTTCAATGCCGCCGTGCACGACATTCGAGTACTTTTTGTAGACAATCACTGGAGTACCATTGACACCTTGATCGCCCCAACTGAGCACCGACTTGCCATTGCTCACAATAAGACAACGAACGTATTCGGCATATGGCCAATTGCTGAGCACATCGTAGATGTGTCCACGATCCTTGATAGTGATAAACATGCCGCGAAACACAGTgtagaatataccaaactgtTTCACCAAATATCCAGTGGTAGCGCTTACAAATACCTTCATATACTCATCGGGATTACTCATCAAAAAGCTGTAAAACAACGTTCGATTGCGTGCCTCAAGATCCGTGAGGAATATGTATTTAGCCATTTGGGAAGTTAACGTGGCAAAGTATTTTTGATGTGCCATCACCTGCTGTTCCATGGTCAGCACAGCATGCGGCAACAAGCCATGAATGTTGAGCAATTGACGCTCTCGATGACTAAAAGACAAGCCCTTGCTGTACCTTCGATAACGCAGACATTTCTTCCCGCTCATTAGCGAGGGAGACAGCGTTAGATCTGTGCGCCAAAAGTTATCCGTATCCCGTGGTAAACCTTCAATCTTGATAAGATTGTCCTTCTCGCTAACGCACTGAGTCAcgggtttttgtttgttctgcATTTCGTTAACGTATTGTATTAATTGAGTGTGtgaatactataaataaaagccTGCTTCTGAATTGTACAAAATACTAGGTCGAATTTTTTCATTGATTCAGTGAATGCTAAAATACAATAGTAAAAATCCAAAGTTTAAAGCATTTACtttaaacaagaaaaacatGCAAGAGTGCCCTTAATCATTTTGAACAAAGAGTTAGTTATATAGATACTATACGTGGTCTAATCAGCTATCTGCTCTTACAACGCTCAAAAGATTGTTTTTGAGAGTATGTTTATTCAAAACCCCGCCTTATACATAAAACGATGATTGCTTATCTGAGGCACGTAGAAACTTTAGACactttcaaaaaatttgaatatatcatTTGAGAATTTGTCGGTTTATCTACAATCAGTTTAAAAACAActtcatcaaaataaaaatgtttatatcgACATGCAAAACCGTTGGTCAATTCATATTTCCATATATCTAGTATGTGTACAGCTTGTGTCTTGGTGCACTCTGGTCGCATTTAATTTGGTCTCATTAGCATTTCGTGGAAGAGAAAGGTTCTTAGCattatgtaaatgtatctAGTGCACTTTGTGGCGACCTCAGACCCAAAACCGACACCTTCAAACATCCTCGCGGAATCCTTGCGCTGAACTTTGCTCAACACGAACTTCTCGAAATTTGATGCAAAATATCAACAGAGACACGGCCAAGACAGACAGCAAAGAGACTCGCAGACACCCAACTCGCACACCTTTTATGCTAAATATCCCGCCAAAAAGGTGTGGGAGATGCCAAGAGGATAAAGAGCGAAGAGCGAGAGAAGATGGTGGCTCTGAACAACAGCCATTTGTGGCAAGCAGAAGTGCACTTGGGCAGCGGCCTTAAGTGAAATGGCAACATCGTTATTCGAGTATTTCGTCCAAAAGACTAAAGTCCTGGCAACGGTATTAAAAAACATCCACCCAACCGCCCAACCAGGCTGCCCTATAAGCGGCTTAATTCCGCCGGGGAGATGGCTACAAAATTCGGGGAATGACTGTTggttaacattaatttttaaaaaattccacAAAAGTTTTTGAGGCAGTCAAGCGACTGCAAACTAATTTGCAAATAGATcggaatgaatgaatattcgTATTCAAAGCGAAAATTCATAAACAAAATGGATGtgtgaatacaaaataataccCAGAGAGGGCCCCACTCACAATATCCAATTAAATGGGCGAGGTGTGAGCTGGAATGCGTCAAATTCTcataatgaaatcaattttcaatcaatCGCTGGGGGACATCGGCAACAGTCAAAACTCAAACTTCTCATGTGCTGCGCCCGGACATCAAAAGCGATGCCAACAAAGTAACCAAACTGACCAAAATGTCCAATTGCCTGTCGTTGtgtgagtctgtgtgtgtgtgtgtcacatgtatatgtgtgtacgCTTTATTTCCGAGAGAACGAAGAGGGCTTAACGGCAATTCTTTTTTGGTTGCGCTTTGTTTTGCCAGTCTGCAGGAGATGGAGTTGGCAGCTGTTTGGGGCAGCAGTTGGGGCAGTGGCACATTTGCACTTTTTGGACATTAAAGGCAACACCATTTGCAGTTTTTTCATCGTCTACGGATgtgctgcaaattgaatttctgcCACGGGACATATTAAGTGATCGAACTTCGCTTCGCACTGCCTACGGCTTTGGCgttttaacataaaaatttatgcGCTAGGTGCAAGGCGAAGACCAAAAGGAGAGCAAAAGGTAAAGACCATAAGGGGACACCAAttccaatacacacacacacgaata
This is a stretch of genomic DNA from Drosophila albomicans strain 15112-1751.03 chromosome 3, ASM965048v2, whole genome shotgun sequence. It encodes these proteins:
- the LOC117566498 gene encoding NADP-dependent malic enzyme — protein: MQNKQKPVTQCVSEKDNLIKIEGLPRDTDNFWRTDLTLSPSLMSGKKCLRYRRYSKGLSFSHRERQLLNIHGLLPHAVLTMEQQVMAHQKYFATLTSQMAKYIFLTDLEARNRTLFYSFLMSNPDEYMKVFVSATTGYLVKQFGIFYTVFRGMFITIKDRGHIYDVLSNWPYAEYVRCLIVSNGKSVLSWGDQGVNGTPVIVYKKYSNVVHGGIEPDCCLPVTLDVGTDNEQLLQNPQYCGIRQKRISAAEFDEFFEEFTHAVIRLFGSRAIIQTKDFGSSESIKQLSLYRKQQCIVDIDLQYMGACGLAGILGALQITKLQFKDNVLLFHGDSSFCIGMARMCVAYLKRSGLNESAAKSGIWFYDGKGLVVFNRTSWKVSERMQEFQHVHEPVEGLVESIDAVKPNILIGFRLGEKAFTKDVLRAMERSAQHPIIFAMSRPLEVMECTAEDAYTYTKGRCIYISGISLPSIKYANKVYQPGYCSSDYIISGLTLGVMLSGMTAVPDETFLVAAERLASLIWPTDLVKRDVYAPHRKLRSINLRIADAVLCFAYRRGLATLWPEPENSMHYIQSKVYDLGYNKVLPDTYCMYEPQIGTDESFDYYKERV